The nucleotide window tttcctgtcctgctaagtattcaaaatgtaacaggTACTTTTGCGTGTCaatgaaaatgtatggagtagaaattacattattttctttgggaatgtagtaaagtaaaagttgtaataaatataaatagtaaagtaaagtacagatgccTCCAAAAaccacttaagtagtactttaaagtatttttacttaagtactttataccactggTGAGCAGCTTGCTCTGGCCAGTCATAGTCTGGAAGTTTTGTAGTTGTTTTGGTGTTGGTAGCATTTACGGTTTTGGCGctacaggggcctgttgcacaaaactaggataagggattaagccaggatatcttggtgatcctggctcaattgatccgtaatccggttgcactaaagatggatagggggcaggaggatatgttatggtataaattaccatggagatttattctgtggagctagcctgctccagaccaggctaaattccaggatctatttaatctcatccctaatgtcagtcagcagtcaccacaaatggaaaccaatagttatttcactgctcactatacattgttatcacatataactagacccactgttattatttaaacgtttgtgatcattaatttcaatgattttggataaaaaatgatttttagatgatgttgctatcattagataatttacagtttcccatagactataaggctatatataaaatgatagaatattagggccacagagggggaaaaaacacaagtcataatattgtaaccagttgttttaaaggaggacagttgttaaaatgacagatgtggggcatttcgtgaaattgtacttcagtatggtttcataaacaaagacatgctgatgtgccagaatattaagtatcacattgtcataagtatcaaaactgtaaaaacaatatgtagcttttctgcagaaagaaccagcctcataaatttatgactttatcctttttcttcagtgtggccctagtactctgtcatataaacaaatacacattccatatgaatataaaaacacaatgtgtaacattatgttcctttattgaataaggacaaaacaaagcaggtaaaccatcagctcctttcgaaactgaagtcacagtgactctacaagatggaaagcacagaatccaagcatattatacaaaatgatacatacacattcaaaggtctgtatataacacaccctgcatgtctgcacactaaaataaatgcaggacaaatccatacacatcaactgaacagacaaatgaatggatgcagtagcctccctgcagccttgtattacacacagtataccgcacaaacatcataagaggccaaattcgtcaaaaaacgaacccaaaaaaacccaaattcctctgccaccgcaggacatatttaaccaaaattgaaagcacacatactaactaaaataattcaacacatattggtccctcagcagccgaccactgtcgtcatcagggaagattgccggattgtcccagtccatggctggtggcactctgggggccctctccttcctcaggcaggccacattgtggaggacagcacaagccacagtaatatcacatgccctaacagggctgacccttaatttgtgaaggcagtgaaagcgtgccttcaggaggccaaaggtcatttcaactctggccctggtcctggcatgggcatggttgtaggcctgctgtgcttcctgggggtctgtgaaaggtgtcaggagaaaaggctggcagccataccccctgtctcccagcaacacaccagagaattcacctgtcaacacaaaatctcatcattactacctcataaacacagtgatattcttgacacagccatgatggttataaataggggttgtgtggcttaccttgtgataggcactgatagatttcagaggcccgaaagattctggagtcatggactgagccaggccattttgccacaacattgctgatcacacagtcagcattgcagaccatctgaaatcataagatgaggaatattacaccaatcaatgcacatcactggcaatgcagagtgttcgtcaatggacaatatcaaaaagttatgttcacctgaacattaatgctgtgaaaggatttcctattcacaaaatcggcctcatgggcacctgagggggcttttatccttatgtgtgtgcagtccactgcaccaatgacattggggaaacctgtcacacaaagtaatgagtatcctactatgtgttaacagttgtcctgtaatttgtagatcctcttacctgcaatcctatagaactcctctttgatgtcacagagtcttctgtggccagggaaggagatgaagacatctgctaatgctttgatagccagacacacactccttattgtgcggcaaattgtggccttgttcagctgttctgcatcccccactgagtacaggaaggctccactagcaaaaaagcgcaaggccacacaaaccatttgctccacactcagtgcatggctccgtgcagtgcggtgcttaatcctgggacccagtagtctgcatagatacctgatgccatctgcagaaaacctgtatctttcatatagatggtcatcagggaaggccagtgggtccaaccggtccctgaagaccctttctcgcctgaaggctctcctcagcacaagtgcttcttcatccaccacatctcgcacgaatgggcatgccattgtcagagcagaaaggaacacacaattttgggccttcatataggctagtggccacacctggtgctgggggggtgggcaaaagagggcgatgccttataacgatgacttggttgtactgattgctgggaaaataaaaaaaaccttagaaagatgccaccgtcctgtgtgctcacaataagagctcatatgtcatggctgacttgactttacgagaatatacctaatttttattttgagctgtgtcatcttcttggagctgggggaggaaagaaaaataatgatttatacatttgtgttacagttagcatacagtgtacattgaaggcatatctcacctccctctcaagtttttttatttcaaggtccagtttcctaattgtcctcttttttatttcggactccagtgcaagattttccatctttttcttcttgtactgaatgtctatgtctgccagttctatttggcgccggaggtggttgccatacaactttctgatagcttgtgagctctgaacacaatacaattagcgcagctggaatttggcaggatgtggtgtccttttattaatacgcactatgttgccaggctggttttcccactgtatagcatctgggtcctgtaaaagaaattagattttttgattttgatgaggactcctcaccattgtagagtaaatagtactttcacagtcttaacatgatacctcatgccttctggaatccagagagatggtctcctcctcatcatcgtctccatcatgtgctgttgctgctgcactggggccttcaccctatcacatttaatcggattcatattgaagctagtagacaagacatgccaggcctacagtatgcctttgatggagtactcactggatcagcatcgtctggtgcttgtgctggtggctctaacaggaacacagtgctgccagacactgcaaggcaataggtaaaccaaagtcagacagtccaaattgattcaatatgaatgtggttgtatcccatgtagagatggaaggacataccttgaatgaagcgggtggcatcttgggaggaacctatgctcgtctctttccccccagggatcccctctaagacgggcctgcctttatttagctccaaggccatgtcctctgctggggtaaggtcagcctttggtgacccaccacccgtgccttgtctgtgggtattctttttcactgctaaaacagtacagacaatgtgtgagcaggcaccttctgggtacaatatatgcttgtgctttgttaaatattagtcagggaccataccattctgcagaatgttcttgtatttgattttgacctgctgccatgtccgttttggcccgttcatgtttaatctacacacacacacacacacacacatttaatggagtcacactgcaaaaaattacttggtatttttgtcttgttttcagtaaaaatatcaaaaaatttatcatagctttatacagtgtgatggagttactttacacaatttcactcatatctgcagtgcatttcaattaaaaaattttaccgtttcataattacagtacaactgcatttttggagatgtgaattaaatatttgaattgtaattgtgatgtttcagcggagcggtgagtgtgtaattgtgcactacttacgcattcaggcggtctgcaatactttgccacgctttttctctttgctttatcactgtggcggtgttgcctttcttcttaattatatcttttacctcctcgtatgcctccatgaggatttgtgcttccgacggggaaaagtacgcggctctagttgccatggtaaatcagttaatctgtggcggggtctatttgagtgagccgtgagcgcgcacctatccaggattggtttcacctggcttaatgaatccgtgtctgctcatcctggcttggtctttgtgcaaccaattaagcctggacgcacatgttttggcttcattgagctcagctgagtcatttatcccggatgtcttaattctacttttgtgcaacaggcccctggttcaCAAACATTGTAAACTAGACTTAATTAATCAAGAGTGAATCATCACACACTGATTg belongs to Salvelinus alpinus chromosome 28, SLU_Salpinus.1, whole genome shotgun sequence and includes:
- the LOC139557200 gene encoding putative nuclease HARBI1 isoform X1, whose protein sequence is MKAQNCVFLSALTMACPFVRDVVDEEALVLRRAFRRERVFRDRLDPLAFPDDHLYERYRFSADGIRYLCRLLGPRIKHRTARSHALSVEQMVCVALRFFASGAFLYSVGDAEQLNKATICRTIRSVCLAIKALADVFISFPGHRRLCDIKEEFYRIAGFPNVIGAVDCTHIRIKAPSGAHEADFVNRKSFHSINVQMVCNADCVISNVVAKWPGSVHDSRIFRASEIYQCLSQGEFSGVLLGDRGYGCQPFLLTPFTDPQEAQQAYNHAHARTRARVEMTFGLLKARFHCLHKLRVSPVRACDITVACAVLHNVACLRKERAPRVPPAMDWDNPAIFPDDDSGRLLRDQYVLNYFS
- the LOC139557200 gene encoding myb/SANT-like DNA-binding domain-containing protein 4 isoform X3 — translated: MATRAAYFSPSEAQILMEAYEEVKDIIKKKGNTATVIKQREKAWQSIADRLNALNMNGPKRTWQQVKIKYKNILQNAVKKNTHRQGTGGGSPKADLTPAEDMALELNKGRPVLEGIPGGKETSIGSSQDATRFIQVSGSTVFLLEPPAQAPDDADPGEGPSAAATAHDGDDDEEETISLDSRRHEDPDAIQWENQPGNISSQAIRKLYGNHLRRQIELADIDIQYKKKKMENLALESEIKKRTIRKLDLEIKKLERELQEDDTAQNKN
- the LOC139557200 gene encoding myb/SANT-like DNA-binding domain-containing protein 4 isoform X2, giving the protein MATRAAYFSPSEAQILMEAYEEVKDIIKKKGNTATVIKQREKAWQSIADRLNALNMNGPKRTWQQVKIKYKNILQNAVKKNTHRQGTGGGSPKADLTPAEDMALELNKGRPVLEGIPGGKETSIGSSQDATRFIQVSGSTVFLLEPPAQAPDDADPGEGPSAAATAHDGDDDEEETISLDSRRHEDPDAIQWENQPGNISSQAIRKLYGNHLRRQIELADIDIQYKKKKMENLALESEIKKRTIRKLDLEIKKLEREVRYAFNVHCMLTVTQMYKSLFFFPPPAPRR